One Pieris napi chromosome 13, ilPieNapi1.2, whole genome shotgun sequence genomic window carries:
- the LOC125055296 gene encoding uncharacterized protein LOC125055296 isoform X3, with amino-acid sequence MNWKRPASFPVGQVWSRFQGRERDGKPACMYQIRDMDERWRKQCLDMMQKTFIDDEPLCQILEIEKDPASIQTIRSNWEDIADQGLCIACFTEELGQPKDLVGFNILLVKSREDAEENLDTIKGEQWKKLLRTLTVAEQLVDVFDLYKVDQILTSSGLTVLPGHRGQNIGARIIAVREQICKTFNIYGVATVFTAITSQVLAAKCGYRTLAELNYEDMKPYGIDLTGCTTKSAKLMGIKYTF; translated from the exons ATGAATTGGAAGCGACCTGCGTCGTTTCCAGTGGGACAAGTGTGGAGCAGGTTTCAGGGAAGAGAGAGAGATGGGAAACCAGCTTGTAT GTACCAAATTCGTGACATGGATGAACGGTGGCGGAAGCAGTGTCTGGACATGATGCAGAAGACATTTATTGATGATGAACCACTGTGTCAAATATTGG AGATCGAGAAGGATCCAGCTTCTATACAAACGATCAGGTCCAACTGGGAAGATATAGCAGACCAAGGTCTCTGCATTGCATGCTTTACCGAGGAGCTAGGACAGCCTAAAGACCTGGTGGGTTTTAACATATTGTTGGTGAAGAGCCGGGAAGATGCTGAGGAGAATTTAGATACT ATAAAGGGTGAGCAATGGAAGAAACTGCTGAGGACCCTGACAGTGGCCGAACAGCTTGTGGACGTTTTTGACTTGTACAAGGTAGACCAGATCTTAACTTCCAGTGGATTGACGGTCCTACCTGGGCACCGGGGACAGAACATAGGCGCCAGGATCATTGCGGTTAG AGAGCAAATATGCAAGACGTTCAACATTTATGGCGTAGCAACGGTTTTCACAGCGATCACCTCACAAGTTCTGGCGGCCAAATGTGGCTATCGTACCCTGGCTGAGTTAAACTATGAAGACATGAAACCGTACGGGATAGACCTCACCGGATGCACAACTAAAAGCGCGAAATTAATGGGAATCAAGTATACATTTTAG
- the LOC125055296 gene encoding uncharacterized protein LOC125055296 isoform X2 — MMNWKRPASFPVGQVWSRFQGRERDGKPACMYQIRDMDERWRKQCLDMMQKTFIDDEPLCQILEIEKDPASIQTIRSNWEDIADQGLCIACFTEELGQPKDLVGFNILLVKSREDAEENLDTIKGEQWKKLLRTLTVAEQLVDVFDLYKVDQILTSSGLTVLPGHRGQNIGARIIAVREQICKTFNIYGVATVFTAITSQVLAAKCGYRTLAELNYEDMKPYGIDLTGCTTKSAKLMGIKYTF; from the exons AT GATGAATTGGAAGCGACCTGCGTCGTTTCCAGTGGGACAAGTGTGGAGCAGGTTTCAGGGAAGAGAGAGAGATGGGAAACCAGCTTGTAT GTACCAAATTCGTGACATGGATGAACGGTGGCGGAAGCAGTGTCTGGACATGATGCAGAAGACATTTATTGATGATGAACCACTGTGTCAAATATTGG AGATCGAGAAGGATCCAGCTTCTATACAAACGATCAGGTCCAACTGGGAAGATATAGCAGACCAAGGTCTCTGCATTGCATGCTTTACCGAGGAGCTAGGACAGCCTAAAGACCTGGTGGGTTTTAACATATTGTTGGTGAAGAGCCGGGAAGATGCTGAGGAGAATTTAGATACT ATAAAGGGTGAGCAATGGAAGAAACTGCTGAGGACCCTGACAGTGGCCGAACAGCTTGTGGACGTTTTTGACTTGTACAAGGTAGACCAGATCTTAACTTCCAGTGGATTGACGGTCCTACCTGGGCACCGGGGACAGAACATAGGCGCCAGGATCATTGCGGTTAG AGAGCAAATATGCAAGACGTTCAACATTTATGGCGTAGCAACGGTTTTCACAGCGATCACCTCACAAGTTCTGGCGGCCAAATGTGGCTATCGTACCCTGGCTGAGTTAAACTATGAAGACATGAAACCGTACGGGATAGACCTCACCGGATGCACAACTAAAAGCGCGAAATTAATGGGAATCAAGTATACATTTTAG
- the LOC125055298 gene encoding glia maturation factor beta, whose protein sequence is MSAQNVNVCDIGDDVKEKLKKFRFQKHTSNSALILKVNREKQALEVDEELDSIELEELQDILPSHQPRFIVYSYRMEHSDGRISFPMCFIFYTPRDAHMELQVMYAGTQRALAAAVGAPRLLEVREIDELTNEWLHEKLQR, encoded by the exons ATGTCGGCCCAAAATGTCAATGTGTGTGATATAGGGGATGATGTAAAAGAAAAGCTAAAAAAATTTCGTTTTCAAAAGCATACATCCAATAGTGCTTTGATCTTGaag GTGAACCGTGAAAAGCAGGCTTTGGAAGTAGATGAGGAGCTGGACAGTATTGAGTTAGAAGAACTGCAGGATATCCTGCCTTCACATCAGCCACGGTTTATTGTGTACAG tTATAGAATGGAGCACAGCGATGGACGAATATCATTTCCTATGTGTTTTATATTCTATACCCCTCGAGACGCCCACATGGAACTTCAG GTGATGTATGCAGGTACTCAACGAGCTCTGGCTGCGGCCGTGGGTGCCCCGAGACTCCTCGAGGTGAGAGAGATAGATGAACTGACCAATGAGTGGCTTCATGAAAAGCTGCAACGGTAA
- the LOC125055296 gene encoding uncharacterized protein LOC125055296 isoform X1 produces MRMNWKRPASFPVGQVWSRFQGRERDGKPACMYQIRDMDERWRKQCLDMMQKTFIDDEPLCQILEIEKDPASIQTIRSNWEDIADQGLCIACFTEELGQPKDLVGFNILLVKSREDAEENLDTIKGEQWKKLLRTLTVAEQLVDVFDLYKVDQILTSSGLTVLPGHRGQNIGARIIAVREQICKTFNIYGVATVFTAITSQVLAAKCGYRTLAELNYEDMKPYGIDLTGCTTKSAKLMGIKYTF; encoded by the exons ATGAG GATGAATTGGAAGCGACCTGCGTCGTTTCCAGTGGGACAAGTGTGGAGCAGGTTTCAGGGAAGAGAGAGAGATGGGAAACCAGCTTGTAT GTACCAAATTCGTGACATGGATGAACGGTGGCGGAAGCAGTGTCTGGACATGATGCAGAAGACATTTATTGATGATGAACCACTGTGTCAAATATTGG AGATCGAGAAGGATCCAGCTTCTATACAAACGATCAGGTCCAACTGGGAAGATATAGCAGACCAAGGTCTCTGCATTGCATGCTTTACCGAGGAGCTAGGACAGCCTAAAGACCTGGTGGGTTTTAACATATTGTTGGTGAAGAGCCGGGAAGATGCTGAGGAGAATTTAGATACT ATAAAGGGTGAGCAATGGAAGAAACTGCTGAGGACCCTGACAGTGGCCGAACAGCTTGTGGACGTTTTTGACTTGTACAAGGTAGACCAGATCTTAACTTCCAGTGGATTGACGGTCCTACCTGGGCACCGGGGACAGAACATAGGCGCCAGGATCATTGCGGTTAG AGAGCAAATATGCAAGACGTTCAACATTTATGGCGTAGCAACGGTTTTCACAGCGATCACCTCACAAGTTCTGGCGGCCAAATGTGGCTATCGTACCCTGGCTGAGTTAAACTATGAAGACATGAAACCGTACGGGATAGACCTCACCGGATGCACAACTAAAAGCGCGAAATTAATGGGAATCAAGTATACATTTTAG